One Coregonus clupeaformis isolate EN_2021a chromosome 36, ASM2061545v1, whole genome shotgun sequence genomic window, CCCCTTGGCTCCCGTACTGCGCCACACTTCAAATGGCACATGGggtgctctgtcgtagccggccgcgaccgggagacccatggggcggcgcacaattggcccagcgtcgtccagggaaggggagggaatggccggcagggatgtagctcagttggtagagcatggtgtttgcaacgccagggttgtgggttcgattcccacggggaagtatgaaaaaaaataatgtatgcactcactaactgtaagtcgctctggataagagcgtctgctaaatgactaaaatgtcaatgtaattaGCGATGACCCAGTTGACAgccttatcaaggcatcaaggcTGACTCTTACCAGTCTGCATTTGCATCTCTTTCTTAACAGTGGGTAGAAAGCCTCTTCCCAGGGAGCTGGGCAGGCCCGCCGTCGACTCGCTCTTTGAATGTTCCAAGCCTCTTGTCTTGATTTGTTGGGTTTCAGCTGTGGTCCACCGCTGCCCCCTCAGGTGGAGCATTGTATTGCAGTCAGCCTTTGAATGAGAATTCAACTCATTATGGttgcagcaagagagagagaagcacacaCTGTCCTAAAATGTGCATATTCTGTGAAGGATAAATACAGTGGTAGAGCAAAGCTATGGATGATCTACTGAGTTAGATCAACAAGAATAGCAATACTAGACCCActcaacagacagacagtgccGGTGAGAGGTATCTTGAGATGGAATGACTACACACAGTAAACATAAACACGCTGCATAACCCTATCTAGTGTTTGAATATGACATTACTTAATTGAGTCTGTGGTGGAATGATAAATGGTCTTTAGTTTGAGATATTTCCCTTAGGAACTCTCATTGGGGGACTAAAATACGTACTCCTGagtggttcgattcccacggggggccagtataaaaaaatatgtattcactaactgtaagtcgctctggataagagcgtctgctaaatgactgaaaatgtaaAATGGCTGAAAAAGTTTGATGGAGCCCACTTGTGTATTGACTGTATTCTGCATTTTTACCCACGGGTCTGTATGCACTTTTAACCTCCATGAAATAATTAACATGTCTTTTGGCTAGTTGAAGGTTTTTAAAGTGAAATCTGATTTATTCTGATTATACCTTTTTGTTTTTACTAATGTACTCTCTTTTTTATCAGTTCTGGCATTGATTCTGATCTTCACCAAATATTGGGGATACAGACTGACAGTCAGGGAGCTGTGGAAAAGCTTAAATGAGAATGGCGATCAGCCGTTCATTCCCTCACATCCCTACAGAGGCCCCTCTCAGTGAAAAGTGCCTCTTTGTGTGCTAGCAGCCGAGAACAGGTAaaccctgtggaacgtttccatGCAAACCGAGCCACGAAACATTCTAAATGAATTAATTAACCTGTACTCACTGAGATGGGAAAGCTGCAGCGTGTGCCTGGCAGTCAAAACGCTGCAGCAAGAGAAGGGTCCCCAGCGCAcctccacaacaaccacaactgcggGTTTACTTTAAATCGAATAGACCACTTTAGCCAGTGTGCAAGGAGTATAGGCCTACACATGCAAGCAGGCACTTACACACATCTACGCAAACCGCAGGGACACGCTCACACACATATACccacaggcacacaaacacactcccctTGACATTATAAATTCTTGTGGTAATCTGGAAAGTGCACCTTCACCCTGCCCTACCTTTGTACCTCTTCCTTAAATGGAGAGAAGCTACTGCtcattacacacacactccttccctTTGTACCTCTTTCAGGAAGGATGGAGAGGCTCTCTCTCGTTATCATTGTTCCAGTGTCACAGAGAAGGAAGAGAAGCTCCTCATCAAACTGTAGCCTGAAACCTCACTGCTGCCTCTCCTATCGGGGCCTGACCCCAAGCCAGGGGAAGTGGAGAACTTCAATACAGCACTTTTCTAATGAACTGGAGTTATTTTATTAAATGCAGATGAGGGAAAAGGGTTAACATTTTGACATGTGATGGGTCATGAACAATGTGGAATAGTAATGACATGTAATATAGGCTAGTGTGTTGATTTCCTTTCTGTATAGCACTGTTTATTTTTTAGAGCTTCTCTGCCATCTGGTGGGCAAGTCACCTTCCTACAAAGACTGAATTCTACATCAAACCAGACATAACGACTCAACATAGTTGAGCATTTGCTCCTCTCATATAAGCAAATTGCTTCAGAAGTGAGTATTCATTTTGCAATGCAACAGAGACAGCATAAGAGCGCACAAATGTCAGTGAATGTCCAGTTTACCACATCCTTTATGTACGGTCAATGCTTCTATCCTGATTAGGCTAGTTATTTTGCAAAAAGGATAAATTAATGATTATCACATACACTACAAAGACGACTTTGTCAATCTCCTGTTGTATAGAATCTTACTCAGTGTATGATGGACAACAATCATTCTTTGTATCCAATTCTCTCCTTCCAGCCAGTGTTCCCTTAACCCTCAATTGATTTGAAAAGAAATTACCTCTGTCTTGTGTACAATTCAGGGGATATTGGGACACACCCATTCATTGTGGCAAGGATAAGAGTTTGTGGTTTTCCGAGTGTATCACACATCAGTCGTTTGCTACCTACCAGGATCAAATGCACTTTGCGCACCAACCAGTAAACATGGATTTCAGTTTTCCAACCCAGAATGACAGACGTACACATTTATGTTTTAAACCTGTCAGATTACATAATTGATTTATCAAGTGCTGGTATACAACCTAGAAGTGACTACTTGCAGCAGCCCCATTTGAGTTTTCAGAAATATGTTTCAAAGCTCTACCACAAAATGTCACAATAGCAGCAAGATATCAAATTTCCCAATCAAATATTTGAACTTCGATAGCAGTTGACAATCTGGGTATAGGCTTAACAAAAATTGTCAGTATTTAGGACTCAAGAGTATATCTCAGGAGCGTAAACACTACATTGTGCACGCAACAGTGAAAGTAGCCATTACTAAAGTTTCAATAACAAATCCATACAATAAATAGATTTACTGTAATCAAATTAGTTCATTATCTAACAGATGGGAATCAGTTTGCATATCATGCAGAACATCAAAATAAGACAAGACCAATATGTAGGACAAAAGAAAGCATTTATTTTCATTGCTGGAACATCCCGTTCTCAGCTGGTTTGACCTCCTGGGGAACCTTTAGCATCCAATGCATTTAGTCCAGCTGTGAAAAAAGCAATTTCAGGGTTAGACTCATGTAGTACAGAATTACAACTACCCAACTTAACTGTCAAGAGAATGGTATTGTAGAATACATTAGGAACATAACCTATTGATTATATTCTGAATAAAACGAAGTATCtagcattcggaaagcattcagaccccttgactttaaaacatttgtttttttacgttacagccttattctaaaatggattacattgtcccccccccctcaaactacacacaataccccataatgacaaagcaaaaacagggcaATTTTTTTTTGCACATTTCTTGAAAAGATAAAACTGAATTAAATTTACATAAtaattcagacccttcactcagtacttccttgaagcacctttggctgcgattacagcctcgagtcttcttgggtatgaagctacatgcttggcacctgtatttggggagtttttccccattcttctctgcagatcctctcaagctgtcaggacggatggggagcgtcactgcacagcttttttcaggtctctccagagatgttcgatcaggttcaagtcctggctctggctgggccactcaaggacattcagagacttgtcccgaagccactcctgcattgtcttggctgtgtgcttagggtcgttgtcctgttggaaggtgaaccttctcccccagtctgaggtcctgagcaagttttcatcaaggatctctgtacattgctccgttcatctttccctcgatcctgactagtctccctgccactgaaaaacatccccacagcatgatgctgccaccaccatgcttcaccatagggatggtgccaggtatcctccagacatgatgcttggcattcaggccaaagagttcaatcttgtttctcatggtctgagagactttaggtgccttttggcaaactccaagcaggctttcatgtgccttttactgaggagtggcttccttcagGCCACTATCATAAAGGCCTAATTCGGCAGTGatgcagagatgggagaaccttccagaaggacaaccatctccacagaggaactctggagctctgtcagagtgaccatcgggttctaggtcacctccctgaccaatggccttctcccccgattgctcagtttggaaagggcggccagctctagtaagCTCTcagtgtttccaaacttcttccatttaagaatgatggaggccacagtgttcttggggaccttcaatgctgcagattttttttttggtacccttccccagatctgtgcctcgacacaatcctgtctcggagctccacggacaatcgagtctcatagcaaagagtctgaatacttatgcaaataaggtatgaGGTTTTTTTTGTACCAAAACAAATCTGTttgcgctttgtcattatggggtattgtggggtAGATTGagaaaaacatttaatttaataaattttagaataaggctgtaacttaaaaTGTGTTaaaagggaagtggtctgaacacattccgaatgcactgtaactaccCCATGTTTGGTAAACCACCTGTACTGTGCATTCTGAAGCAGGAATTCCTTTATCCTCGACGTTAGCATTTTTCAACAATGTCAGCAACTAGCCAACGGTGACTTACAGTTGATATAAAGAGTACAAAGCAACTACTTGCCTTGACAAAGCCAATGTCATTCGCGTACTGCCTGAAGCACTGGCGGCACATGTTGAGCCCGTATTTACGGATCAAACCGTGTCTGTTCGAGCATACCCGGCTGGAAATCAAAGAATGTAAATGTTAGACAAACATGATGAATATGATTTAATAAAAAATGCCCAGCAAGTTGAAGCTCATTCAAAATTAGCCAGCTAACGTTCCCTAGCTAACAAGTGTTCGCAGCAGATAAACCTGCAACATTCACATTGAGTGGTATATTGACGGCtcaaaataattacattttctCTAGCCACGTCACTGTACTTGATTACATAGTACTAGAAGTTGCAAACAGCCAACGTTAACATGCGCGAAGAATGTGAGGCCCGGGCCCAGCGTTGCTGCACATCAGCCGCCATATTAGCTCGAACTAAGTCTTCATGTGGTTCGAATTGTACACCAAGAATTTTGGTTCCTGAAAATCTGACGGACTCTGAAATTCACTataaagaaaataataataaatactgaACATGACTGACCAGGATCGGGATCCCTGACCGAATTTTCTGGGGTGACTCCAATAGAGCTGCTGATGACCCATCTTGTCTCTTTCGCTCGATGTCAGAAAGGAAGGAAGTATGGTGCGCATGCGCAAATAAAACTATTGCGCTGGGCTTCTTCCGCCCACAATGCATAGTGGGAAACATCGCGTTGCGTTCTTCTTGTAGTATACCACTAGATAGCGCCAACAACCTGCATCAGCAACAACAACCCATCATATATCTGGAGCCTGCTGCTGCAGCTGTGGAATTCAATAGATGGTGAATTTATTTACAATTCCCCAATCTCAGCGTCAATATTCGGATGAATAGCTCAACAAGGCATTTGTACAAGCAGGAATCATTCATTAAAATGGCATGCTGTTAAATATTTACAATAATACATACGAAGAACTAGCCTACCCATCTTTCACCTCCTCAAATGTATACAAGTGGACCCCATGAGCTGGTTTTGAAGCAGGTTCATGTTACAATCATGCATTGACTAGTAACATGCATGCAAAAAGTAGCTTTAAATGTGATTAATATGAACATTCTTAAATTATTAAGAAAGATGTAATAATTATACCAATAGTAGGTGAATCAATATCAAAGTATGTAAGAAAATCAACCAGATTGAGTTTATTTCACAGtgcaattattattatataagaAAACAAATCCAACATACTGTGAACACAGACGAGTTACAGTAAAATTCCTTTGGATACTTTCCCACTTTGTAATGCCAGTAGAAAGAccatcataaaaaaataaaaaatgatttcTTGAAAATTTAACGATAATAGACTAAAGTTAGGCTAGTAGTGATACTATTTTCTGCCTGTCTTTTTGTATGGAATACAATCAAGAATAGTTTAATATACACAATAATATCGAATTGGCTTACATTATTATCAGAGTAGATAGCTACTTTGTCATAAAACAGATCAgaagaacaagcatttcgctacatccgcaataacatctgctaaatatgcgaccaatataatttgatttgatttaaataagaCTTTGTTTATCTATTGTTCAAACAAATGACTAATTCTTAAGAAATATCATATCAACTATATACATGCAAGATTGTATTTACAGAGATCTCCATATTGTTACATTGTTTATACTCCTACAGTTCAATGGTTCAGTTCAATGCAACATTGTAGCATAGCTAAAAAACTATGTATTGAGAGCCCCCCCTCCGGAGTAATGCATTGTGGGAGCCAGTGgtttggtattttggtattttgtggcagcgttagctagctagctggttaatGTGTTATTTTTCCCAGAAATTGGGAGCAGGAGAGGAAAGAAGTGATGGAGGAGAATGAATATCTCATGTCATCGCACTGTTAATTTCGGCTGAGAAAGCTGCATAGTACGACTACCTTTTTAGGTAAATATAAAACGCAGTTTTTTCCACGATTAAGCTTGTTGCGACAGTCTGTTTTGGCCATGAATTGAGGCGCAACTGGAGTGCTTGTTTGTAAATATGATACGCTCGCACCAGCTAGCTTCTACGTGCCGCATTTAGATTTCCATCTAACtacgttgctagctagctaccataacATCACTTGTTAAACAATGTTTAAGCTACGAAATATAGCAATCTGGTAGTTGTGTATGATGCAGA contains:
- the LOC121552347 gene encoding 40S ribosomal protein S29, whose amino-acid sequence is MRTILPSFLTSSERDKMGHQQLYWSHPRKFGQGSRSCRVCSNRHGLIRKYGLNMCRQCFRQYANDIGFVKLD